Within Deltaproteobacteria bacterium, the genomic segment CGGACGCCGGCTACCCAATCCGAATTCAAACTCACAGAGCCGCTTGTCACAGAGCGCCGCACGCGCGGCGATCGCGATGGTGCTCGACGACGCCATGACCATGCTGGCCGGCGGCGCCAAACCTGAGCTGCCGAAAGCGCAGGTACCCAAGCTCAGCGTCCCCACGCCGACGCCCGCGCCAACGCGCAGCTTCCGCGCGCTCGTGGTGGATGACGAGCCCGATCTGCGCGTGTTCGTCCGCTTCGCCATCGAACGATCCGGGCTGGGTCTGACAGTCATCGCCGCGAAGGACGCCGCCGAAGCGCTCGTGCTGGTCGCAATGGAGCGACCCGATATTGTGATCCTCGATCTCGGAATGCCGGGCATCGACGGCTTCGAAGTCTGCCGGCGATTGAAGCGGGCGGCCCGCACGAAGGCGATGCCGGTGATGATCTTGAGCGCGTTGGGGACCACGGAAAGCATTGCGCGAGCGAAGGAGATCGGTGCCGACGACTATGTCGTGAAGCCCTTCAAGCGCGAGGATTTCATCGAGCGGATTCGCCACTTGCTCGAGCGCGCCCATGGGGTGAGCGGCGCTGCCGCGTAGGTTCAGACCGGTTCGAACACCGGTAAGGTCAAAGTCAGCCGTCGAGCCTCGCGGCTGAACTCAACGCCGAGACGCAAAGCCGCCCAGCTGGAATTTCAATTTCACCTGGCTGGCGCCGGCAGCCCTACCAGCCCGTTGAAAAACCTCGCATGCTTCGAGACGCGCCTGTCGGCGCTCCTCAGCATGAGCGGTGCTCCCCTTGTGCCACAGCACTATCCCGCTCGTCCTGAGGAGGCGCGAAGCGCCGTCTCGAAGGGCGTCGCGCTTCTTCAACAGGCTGCTACATGCCAATCGCGCGTTTCTTGCGACACGGGCGCGTGTGCGGTAAGGCCCGTCCCGATCGCTCCCGCGTTGGGAGGTCGAATCCTTGAGATGAACCCGGAAAAGTTGCTCGACGCGCTGACTCCGATCGAGACCAAGGAACTGGTCGCCGCCCTTCAGCGACGTGGTCTCGTGTCGGGTGCCAGCGCCGACGACAGCGTCGTGGCAGCACCCGTCACAACAGCCGAGGAGTTTCTGGCTCAGCTATCGCCGGAAACGCGGGCGCGCGCCCAAGCAGCGCAAGCCGCCATGGTTGAGAAGTTCGGCCTTCGCGCCATCGACGTGAGCCTCATCCCCGTGACTTGCGAGGACGGTGCAGTGCGACCGGTTGTGATCGTAGCGGCCGGCAACGGCCTGAAGCGGGGCTGCTGGGACGACATTCTTTCGCAGCGACGCGCAGGAGACCTGACGATCGAAGTCGAGGGCGTCGCCGTCGATACATGCGCCGGCATGACCTGGATCGCATACGAGGCCCTGATCCGAGAACTGAAGGCGCGCGGCGCCTCTCTGTTGCCCGACAGCCGCGAGGTAGCGGAGCGAGGCGATCAACCGTGGACATGCACACTGCTCACCGGCGAAGACACGAATCGCGGCCGCGCTCCATTCGCCTTCGTCAATGAAGGCCAGCCAGGCCGAAGCTGGGGTGGCACCGACTACTTGGGCGGCTTGCGGTTTCGCCCCGCAGCGGTGATCGAGTAGTCCATCCGTGTGCAGCGACGCCACGCGGAGCTGCACGGACGACCGTGCCGGGGGCGGGCCGCACTTGTCCGTGGAATCGTCGGTGCGCCCGTCGTCTACGCCGCTCTCGAAAAACTGATCCGATATCCCAGCCGTGCCAGAATGCGCAGCAGGAGATCGGTCGAAACGTCCTGCGTGTTTCGGTTCATGATGGCGGTAATCCGCGTGCGCGAAGTCCCACACAATGTGGCAACCTGCGCGTGCGTGAGCGCGAGCCGCCGCACGACGTCGACGATCTTATCATTGAGGGTACTCCGCACCTCCATCTCCACGGCGTCGGCGGGTGTCAATCCGAGCGCTGCGGCGAGCTGGCGAGCGTCACGTGCGATGATCGATCTGCTGTTCTTCATGCCACATCTCCTTGAGCCGCTTTCTGGCGAGCGCGATCTCGTGCTGCGGGGTCTTCTGCGTCTTCTTCACGCAGGCGTGTGGGATCAGAATTCCGCGCTTCGATTTCTTGAAATAGAAGGTGCGGTAGATCCCAGCCTCGTCGCGCAATCTCAACTCTTCCACGCCCACAGCGACCTCCGGCATCGGGCGCGACAGCGGCATTCCCAAATGGTGTCCCTTCTGTAGATCCAGGATCGCCTTCCCCAGCTGGCGCTTGACCACCGTCGGAAATGCCCGGATCGTTTCACGAGCCGCCGGGTGGAAGATCGCCGGTTTCACTGGCGGAGAGTCTCAGATGTGGGACATCTCGTCAAGCCTTGTTGCTCGGCGAAGCTGAAGAAGATCTGCCGAGCGACTTCGACGATACGCTCGCCAGGAATCGCCTCTGACGGAGACCCGCGCGGACTGACAGTGCCGCTGCTCAAGAGAAATGTGGAAGGAGCGTCCCCACTTCTTGAGCGCCGGAACAGTGCTCCGGCTACTCAGCAGCCGCAGTCGATAGAAATTGCGCCAGAAGGTCCTCCGACGCTTTAAACTGGTAGCTCACTTCGGAGGACGATCGCGGAGCGCGGCTTCTATGTCCACGACACGCCCGTGCTGGATGTCGTCGAGGCCCTGCCAGAAGGAGTCGGGAATCGCACTGTCCTCGAGTCGATGGACCATCTCGAAGACTTCGGCTTGCTCGTCCTTTGGGAGCGCCTTGATCTGCTCGACGATTGCCCTTGCGTTCATGGGTGCATCCTAGCTGCATCCGACGGTATCGCACAATACGCATGCCCTCCGGCCGCCGAGGGTGTGCTACGGTGGCGGCGTGAAAGCCGGCAAGTCCGATCTCACCCGCGAATTCAAGCGTCTCTTCCGCAGCATGAGCTTCGTGTCGCGGCATCCATCGCTAAACCAGCGCAGC encodes:
- a CDS encoding response regulator: MTASEREGMQALLRFLQRVGGLEARDASRLERLATDTPQPIAELLEREGIITQQDLAVLLGEALQLPLGRRLPNPNSNSQSRLSQSAARAAIAMVLDDAMTMLAGGAKPELPKAQVPKLSVPTPTPAPTRSFRALVVDDEPDLRVFVRFAIERSGLGLTVIAAKDAAEALVLVAMERPDIVILDLGMPGIDGFEVCRRLKRAARTKAMPVMILSALGTTESIARAKEIGADDYVVKPFKREDFIERIRHLLERAHGVSGAAA
- a CDS encoding XRE family transcriptional regulator, with amino-acid sequence MKNSRSIIARDARQLAAALGLTPADAVEMEVRSTLNDKIVDVVRRLALTHAQVATLCGTSRTRITAIMNRNTQDVSTDLLLRILARLGYRISFSRAA
- a CDS encoding type II toxin-antitoxin system RelE/ParE family toxin, with amino-acid sequence MKPAIFHPAARETIRAFPTVVKRQLGKAILDLQKGHHLGMPLSRPMPEVAVGVEELRLRDEAGIYRTFYFKKSKRGILIPHACVKKTQKTPQHEIALARKRLKEMWHEEQQIDHRT